Genomic window (Takifugu rubripes chromosome 1, fTakRub1.2, whole genome shotgun sequence):
AACCTTGAGGTATGGCTGGTTGACCTACGCCCTGGGGGAGAGGACACTGCCTCGGTTAAGCAAGACTAGCAAAATCATTGCTGTGGATGGCAACTTGGCCTCAGGGAAAGGTGCCCTGGCCCTGAAGCTGGCTGAGAATCTTGGTACGTTCCCAAGCTGCTTTTGCAAATATTGCAGATGTGGCCCATTAATCTGATGTACGGATACAATGTAAATCTGTTGTGCTATAAATACTGTGTGAAAATGAACTGAGCGGGCGTTTCTGTAGCTTTTGGAGTGAAAGTCTAACCGTTTGTGCACAGGGATGCTCTACATGCCTGAGCCCGACACGTTCTACATGGACAAAATGACGGGCGAAaaggagccacttcctgttgatttTAACGGGCTGTGCAGCCTGGAGAAGTTCTACACGGACCCTAAAGCTGCTGACGGCAACAGctacagactgcagctgtggaTGTACGCCATGAGGCTGCTCCAGTATTCTGACGCCGTCGAACACCTGCTCACCACAGGTACCTCTCACTCTCACAGGTGATCACATAGTGATCACAGATGGAGATGGGCACACAAAAGTGACAGGACAGCATTAACTGTATATTGTCTGTGTTTAAGGCCAGGGAGTCGTCCTGGAGCGCTCGCCGTTTAGCGATACTGTCTTCATAGACGCCATGTTTAAAGAGGGCTACATCAGGAAGGAGTGTGAGTTGTTTGTTCCGATTTTAGGAGTTAAGTGTTCTTGAGTCTGAATTTGTGCGCCACCAATGAGTTCGCCCTGCACTTTAGGTGTGGAGCACTATAATGAGATCAGACACATAAGCATCTGTGAGTTCCTGCTCCCACACCTCAACATCTATATCGACGTGccagcagaggaggtgcagaagCGGCTGAAACAGAGCGGAAAGGTAGCGACGCCACACTTCTGATCAACCACATTTGTGATCTGCTGATGGGATGTTGCCAGAAGAAGCTTGTTAATAATCTGACAATGGAACTATTTTTAGTCTTATCTGCAGAACGTGCCGCTGAGTTACCTGAAGAACATTGAAGACGGCTACAAGAAGACTTTCCTCCCTCAAATTGAGTCAGTAGATTAAGTTCGATAGGAACGGCTTCCTTTTTCACCCGTTTTCCAAACTTTTGAACATTTACTAGCGGAAGTCTGTTGTCTTATTTTAGGGCTGATTCCGAGGTCCTCGTGTACAACGAAGCCGAAGCCCTTGATGTTGAGAAGGTCCGCCATCTTTAAAAGCCTCGGAGCTCGCGTCTGTGGACGCTGGGCTCACCTGTCCTGTGCTGTTCGCAGGTGGTGGAAGACGTCGAGAATCTGAAGTTCGAGAAAGGGCCGTGGGTCAACCAGGACGATACCTCTTATCACCACATGAGGATGCTGTGAGATTTTGTGGATCACCTCCCAGGTCAGCTGCCTGAAGTAGCATCTTggacatttttctttctttttacagTGTGCAGGACAAACAGAAGGTGGCGAACTTGACCCACATACCAAATTTCCTGCCAGAGATCACCATCGGGGCCCACGAATACGATGAGAAGTACTACGCCTATAGATCGGTATGTAGACACCTCTGGTAATAACAGACTGCTAATTATAATAAAGCGCGACGCCGCAGGCTGCCGAGGCGCCGCGTCTGATCTGTGTTGTgcgcagctgagcagcagattgTTAACACTCTGAATGATTTAGCTGTGTTACAGTTAGCGGAGCCACGCTGATTTAGATGTTTGTGTGGATGTTTCAGTGATACTTCAAGAGTCTTTACATTTAAACGCCTCAAATTtgaaggtttttttaaaaagtttccaAGCTCCTCTTTGTT
Coding sequences:
- the ndufa10 gene encoding NADH dehydrogenase [ubiquinone] 1 alpha subcomplex subunit 10, mitochondrial, which codes for MALRVIRLVIPSGTTAFKSFNVIQKAGVHTSPGRTLRYGWLTYALGERTLPRLSKTSKIIAVDGNLASGKGALALKLAENLGMLYMPEPDTFYMDKMTGEKEPLPVDFNGLCSLEKFYTDPKAADGNSYRLQLWMYAMRLLQYSDAVEHLLTTGQGVVLERSPFSDTVFIDAMFKEGYIRKECVEHYNEIRHISICEFLLPHLNIYIDVPAEEVQKRLKQSGKSYLQNVPLSYLKNIEDGYKKTFLPQIEADSEVLVYNEAEALDVEKVVEDVENLKFEKGPWVNQDDTSYHHMRMLVQDKQKVANLTHIPNFLPEITIGAHEYDEKYYAYRSLPGKKYAPGYNADVGDKYIWLK